From one Streptomyces sp. NBC_01478 genomic stretch:
- a CDS encoding nuclear transport factor 2 family protein has translation MSATERHRDFFHGMYTWLSGLCDAENHGTLDDIHRFWADDARIVTGGQVRAAGIEELRKHFGIYPEQYAEVEIREPYYTYLESGDDVVIEYDILIRGRDQEGAADGRQEFRVMAVFSLADGRISHMRQVAGVRAGDA, from the coding sequence ATGAGTGCGACTGAGCGTCATCGGGATTTCTTCCACGGCATGTACACGTGGCTGTCCGGACTGTGCGACGCCGAGAATCACGGCACCCTCGACGACATCCACCGGTTCTGGGCGGACGACGCACGCATCGTCACCGGTGGCCAGGTCAGGGCGGCCGGAATCGAGGAGCTGCGGAAGCACTTCGGGATCTATCCCGAGCAGTACGCGGAGGTGGAGATCCGGGAGCCGTACTACACGTACCTGGAGTCGGGGGACGACGTCGTCATCGAGTACGACATCCTGATCCGCGGGCGAGACCAGGAAGGTGCCGCGGACGGTAGGCAGGAATTCCGGGTGATGGCTGTCTTCTCGCTGGCCGACGGCAGGATCTCTCACATGCGCCAGGTCGCAGGCGTCAGGGCGGGAGACGCCTGA
- a CDS encoding SDR family oxidoreductase yields the protein MAKTWFITGASKGFGREWAEAALERGDRVAATSRSAAAFDDLVEKYGDAVLPLRLDVADRTAAFEAVRQAVDTFGGLDVVINNAGYGLFGMTEEVTEQQAREQIDVNLFGALWVTQAVLPHLRARGSGHIIQVSSIGGVTSLPGLGLYHASKFALEGFSASLAAEVKGFGIHVTLVEPAGYDTGWAGPSAVRAERLPAYDDFRAAMTGISARRGDPTATRAAILTVVDAEQPPLRIFFGQGPLELITKEYQARLDEWRAWDEVSTVAFGS from the coding sequence ATGGCGAAGACATGGTTCATCACCGGAGCCTCGAAGGGATTCGGCCGGGAATGGGCGGAAGCCGCGCTCGAACGCGGCGACCGGGTCGCCGCGACCAGCCGTTCCGCAGCCGCCTTCGACGACCTGGTCGAGAAGTACGGCGACGCGGTCCTGCCGCTCCGCCTCGACGTCGCCGACCGCACGGCCGCGTTCGAGGCCGTGCGGCAGGCGGTGGACACCTTCGGCGGCCTGGACGTCGTCATCAACAACGCGGGCTACGGCCTGTTCGGCATGACCGAGGAAGTGACCGAGCAGCAGGCCCGCGAGCAGATCGACGTCAATCTGTTCGGCGCGCTGTGGGTCACCCAGGCGGTACTCCCCCACCTCCGCGCCCGCGGGTCCGGCCACATCATCCAGGTGTCCTCCATCGGCGGCGTCACCTCACTGCCCGGACTCGGCCTCTACCACGCGTCCAAGTTCGCCCTGGAAGGCTTCAGCGCGAGCCTCGCCGCCGAGGTGAAGGGCTTCGGCATCCACGTCACCCTGGTCGAGCCGGCCGGGTACGACACCGGCTGGGCGGGGCCCTCCGCGGTGCGGGCCGAGCGCCTTCCGGCCTACGACGATTTCCGCGCGGCCATGACGGGGATCTCCGCCCGGCGCGGCGACCCGACGGCGACGCGGGCGGCGATTCTCACCGTGGTGGACGCGGAACAGCCGCCCCTGCGGATCTTCTTCGGCCAGGGCCCGCTGGAACTGATCACCAAGGAGTACCAGGCCCGGCTCGACGAGTGGCGAGCCTGGGACGAGGTGTCCACCGTCGCGTTCGGATCCTAG
- a CDS encoding TetR/AcrR family transcriptional regulator, which translates to MTKTPGAARTKVGITLDRVVGAAFEVLHRDGIAKLSARAIAAELDVRMNTVMWHIRTKERLLGLMAESIMGEVELDNLHGDWREQVAELLRRLRQAMLGHRDGALLVAGTFPVEPNTLAFSERVVTILFEGCPTRKSAAWTSWSLFYFTLGLVQEEQATPAAFHDRLRESVDDRRFPGLHSVLEDYVSIDYSERFDFGIEQILHSAPTTRPRPHAGS; encoded by the coding sequence GTGACCAAGACGCCAGGCGCTGCCCGAACCAAGGTCGGTATCACGCTCGATCGTGTTGTCGGGGCCGCGTTCGAGGTTCTGCACCGGGACGGCATCGCCAAATTGTCCGCACGGGCGATCGCGGCCGAACTCGATGTCCGGATGAACACGGTCATGTGGCACATCCGGACCAAGGAACGGCTGCTCGGCCTGATGGCGGAATCCATCATGGGCGAGGTCGAGCTGGACAACCTGCACGGCGACTGGCGTGAGCAAGTGGCCGAACTGCTCCGGCGCCTGCGGCAGGCAATGCTCGGACACCGGGACGGCGCCTTGCTCGTCGCCGGAACCTTTCCCGTCGAACCGAACACGCTGGCCTTTTCCGAACGAGTGGTGACGATCCTTTTCGAAGGCTGCCCCACCCGTAAATCGGCCGCGTGGACGTCCTGGAGCCTCTTCTATTTCACGCTCGGGCTCGTCCAGGAGGAACAGGCGACACCGGCCGCGTTCCACGACCGCCTGCGGGAATCGGTGGACGACCGGCGTTTCCCCGGCCTCCATTCGGTGCTGGAGGACTACGTCTCGATCGACTACAGCGAGCGCTTCGACTTCGGGATCGAACAGATCCTGCACTCCGCCCCGACCACCAGACCTCGGCCGCACGCCGGGAGTTGA
- a CDS encoding RidA family protein has product MTSPVALNPAELPPLTGVISHGMAVPDLGLIYTSGQVAWDAKGQLVGRGDLAAQFTKAYENIDAVLAAGGSSRSKIIKETIHLVGYDTDNSAELIALIANCRGTGQTPPASTCVGVETLFAEGYLVEIEVVATL; this is encoded by the coding sequence ATGACGTCACCCGTTGCGCTGAATCCTGCTGAACTCCCGCCCCTCACCGGCGTGATCTCCCACGGCATGGCCGTTCCCGACCTCGGGCTCATCTACACGTCCGGCCAGGTCGCATGGGACGCCAAAGGGCAACTCGTCGGCCGGGGAGATCTGGCGGCCCAATTCACCAAGGCCTACGAGAACATCGACGCCGTTCTTGCCGCGGGCGGCTCCAGCCGTAGCAAAATCATCAAGGAGACGATCCATCTCGTCGGGTACGACACCGACAACTCGGCGGAATTGATCGCGCTCATCGCCAACTGCCGGGGGACGGGACAGACGCCGCCCGCGAGTACGTGCGTGGGTGTGGAGACTCTCTTCGCGGAGGGATATCTGGTCGAGATCGAGGTGGTCGCGACCTTGTGA
- a CDS encoding helix-turn-helix domain-containing protein — MPIEDTDLWVAQRLKDMRGERGITLTTLAEQTGISSAHLSRLEKGVRKPSIGSLLQIARVYGVSISELVQEPDQDDFHLVRAGAAMTRDGQDGRYTVLSGPRETMSVIRVELAAGKNTKTARHVGEEWLHVLSGAITLDISGVSLQLDTGDSVHFDSSKEHRLTNKDDAVATVLIASTAATVPMRHPIPASRRNAADSR; from the coding sequence ATGCCGATCGAGGACACTGATCTCTGGGTTGCCCAACGCCTCAAGGACATGCGGGGCGAGCGGGGCATCACCCTGACGACACTGGCCGAACAGACCGGCATTTCCTCGGCGCATCTCTCGCGCCTGGAGAAGGGTGTACGCAAGCCGTCCATCGGCAGCCTGCTGCAGATCGCCCGCGTTTACGGCGTATCCATCAGCGAGTTGGTGCAGGAACCCGATCAGGACGACTTCCATCTGGTGCGCGCCGGCGCGGCGATGACGCGCGACGGACAGGACGGCCGTTACACCGTACTGAGCGGGCCTCGGGAAACCATGTCCGTCATCCGGGTCGAATTGGCAGCCGGCAAGAACACCAAGACCGCCCGGCACGTGGGCGAAGAATGGCTGCATGTGCTGTCCGGGGCGATCACTCTCGATATCTCGGGTGTTTCGCTTCAGCTCGACACCGGTGATTCGGTGCACTTCGATTCGTCGAAGGAGCATCGTCTCACCAACAAGGACGATGCCGTCGCGACCGTGCTGATCGCGTCGACAGCGGCAACTGTTCCGATGCGGCACCCCATCCCCGCGTCACGTCGCAATGCGGCGGACTCGCGCTGA
- a CDS encoding alpha/beta hydrolase, whose protein sequence is MATFVLVHGSWGGGWVWGRLRPVLESAGHRVLTPTLTGLAERRQLSSPDIGLSVHAREIAELLEFERVEDAILVGHSYGGMVVTGAAALAPERVGQVVYADAFAPVTGESAFTMLPWLEPAFAESPGPAEWEVAPLDPGLLGADDDGVAWLSGRLTPMPRFTHEEPLGPGSEDVLADRTVTYIYCADQALFTDIAASAEKRGFGVVALSEVTHVGLLTNPHVLERELLKLV, encoded by the coding sequence ATGGCAACGTTCGTACTCGTACACGGTTCATGGGGCGGCGGCTGGGTGTGGGGCCGGTTGCGCCCCGTGCTGGAGAGCGCCGGGCACCGCGTTCTCACGCCCACCCTCACCGGCCTCGCCGAGCGGCGCCAACTCTCCTCGCCCGACATCGGGTTGAGCGTCCACGCGCGCGAGATCGCCGAACTCCTGGAGTTCGAGCGGGTGGAGGACGCGATCCTCGTCGGGCACAGCTACGGCGGGATGGTGGTCACGGGAGCCGCCGCGCTCGCCCCCGAGCGGGTCGGGCAGGTGGTGTACGCGGACGCGTTCGCCCCCGTGACCGGTGAGTCGGCGTTCACGATGCTGCCGTGGCTGGAGCCGGCGTTCGCCGAATCGCCGGGGCCGGCCGAATGGGAGGTGGCACCGCTCGACCCCGGGTTGCTCGGTGCGGACGACGACGGGGTGGCGTGGCTCTCGGGCAGGCTGACACCCATGCCGCGGTTCACCCACGAGGAGCCGCTCGGTCCCGGCAGCGAGGACGTGCTCGCCGACAGGACGGTCACCTACATCTACTGCGCCGATCAGGCCCTCTTCACCGACATCGCGGCTTCGGCGGAGAAACGGGGGTTTGGGGTCGTCGCACTGTCCGAAGTCACCCATGTCGGCCTGCTGACGAACCCGCACGTACTTGAGCGGGAACTGCTGAAACTCGTATAG
- a CDS encoding dihydrolipoamide acetyltransferase family protein: MTSPQQFLLPDVGEGLTEAEILAWSVRPGDVVEVNQIIVEVETAKAAVELPSPYAGVVSALHADVGDLLAVGRPLITIDTGAPGEAAGGAPESPAARQPEPEQAELLVGYGPQGTGTGRRRRRPAHAPGPVRGDAPNRTAARAAAKPPVRKLAKDLGVDLTTVVPTGPGNTITREDVHEAARGASPQSAPAPTPDVARTSETRIPIRGVRRHTAAAMVASAFTAPHVTEFITVDVTATMRLRELVAGRREFRELRVTPLLFFARAFLIALAKTPEANSRWDEQAQEIVLKHYVNLGVAAATDRGLVVPNIKGADRMSLHELARALADLTATARAGRTSPQDMSGGTVTLTNVGVFGVDTGTPILNPGEAAILAVGAVRRMPWVVRDENGDERVEPRWGTQLALSFDHRLMDGRQGSELLADTAQILHEPGLAML; encoded by the coding sequence GTGACGAGCCCACAGCAGTTCCTGCTCCCCGACGTCGGCGAGGGTCTGACGGAGGCGGAGATCCTCGCCTGGTCGGTCCGGCCCGGTGACGTCGTCGAGGTCAACCAGATCATCGTCGAGGTGGAGACGGCCAAGGCCGCCGTCGAACTTCCCTCGCCCTACGCCGGTGTGGTCAGCGCCCTCCACGCGGACGTGGGCGACCTGCTCGCGGTCGGGCGGCCGCTCATCACGATCGACACCGGCGCACCGGGAGAGGCGGCGGGCGGTGCGCCGGAGAGCCCGGCGGCGCGGCAGCCGGAACCGGAACAGGCGGAACTGCTGGTCGGATACGGTCCGCAGGGCACCGGCACCGGCCGTCGCAGAAGGCGCCCCGCCCACGCACCCGGCCCTGTGCGAGGCGACGCCCCGAACCGAACCGCAGCCCGGGCGGCGGCCAAACCGCCGGTCCGCAAACTCGCCAAGGACCTCGGGGTCGACCTGACGACCGTCGTCCCCACCGGCCCCGGGAACACCATCACCCGCGAGGACGTCCACGAGGCCGCCCGAGGCGCGAGCCCGCAGTCGGCTCCCGCCCCAACCCCTGACGTGGCTCGGACCTCCGAAACACGCATACCGATCAGGGGAGTTCGCAGGCACACGGCCGCCGCCATGGTCGCCTCCGCCTTCACCGCACCGCACGTCACCGAGTTCATCACCGTGGACGTCACCGCCACCATGCGCCTTCGCGAACTGGTCGCCGGACGAAGGGAGTTCCGCGAGCTACGGGTGACGCCTCTGCTGTTCTTCGCCCGGGCCTTCCTGATCGCCCTGGCCAAGACCCCTGAGGCGAACTCCCGTTGGGACGAGCAGGCGCAGGAGATCGTCCTGAAGCACTACGTCAATCTCGGGGTGGCGGCGGCGACGGACCGTGGTCTGGTCGTGCCGAACATCAAGGGCGCGGACCGGATGTCGTTGCACGAACTGGCCCGGGCGCTGGCCGACCTCACCGCGACCGCCCGCGCCGGCCGCACCTCCCCTCAGGACATGTCGGGCGGCACCGTCACGCTGACCAATGTGGGGGTGTTCGGCGTGGACACCGGTACGCCGATTCTCAACCCGGGAGAGGCCGCCATCCTCGCCGTCGGCGCCGTCCGCCGTATGCCCTGGGTCGTCCGGGACGAGAACGGGGACGAGCGCGTCGAGCCCCGGTGGGGCACCCAACTGGCGCTCTCCTTCGACCACCGGCTCATGGACGGCCGCCAGGGGTCCGAGCTGCTGGCCGATACCGCGCAGATCCTGCACGAACCAGGGCTGGCGATGCTGTGA
- a CDS encoding alpha-ketoacid dehydrogenase subunit beta, which yields MTVSMVKALNDGLRQALADDPHVLLMGEDIGRLGGVFRVTDGLRKEFGDLRVVDTPLGEAGIVGAAIGLAMRGYRPVCEIQFDGFFYPAANQIITQLAKLRHRSAGRISLPVVIRIPYGGGIGSIEHHSESPETYFAHTAGLKVVTCATPHDAFHMIQQAVADDDPVVFLEPKRHYWTKGEVGPAPELPLERAVVRREGTDVTLIAYGPTVPVALEAADVAADEGRSVEVVDLRSLSPWDITTVRASVHRTGRAVVAHEAAFSHGFGAEVAARLQDEEFHFLEAPVVRVTGYDTPYPPSRLESDWLPGVDRILNAIDRSLSY from the coding sequence ATGACCGTCTCCATGGTCAAGGCCCTCAACGACGGCCTGCGCCAAGCCCTAGCCGACGATCCCCACGTCCTGCTCATGGGCGAGGACATCGGCCGGCTCGGCGGTGTGTTCCGGGTGACGGACGGACTGCGGAAGGAGTTCGGCGACCTGCGGGTGGTCGACACCCCGCTCGGCGAGGCAGGCATCGTCGGAGCGGCGATCGGACTCGCGATGCGCGGCTACCGGCCCGTCTGCGAGATCCAGTTCGACGGCTTCTTCTACCCGGCCGCCAACCAGATCATCACCCAACTCGCCAAACTCCGGCACCGCTCGGCGGGCCGCATCTCCCTGCCCGTCGTGATCCGCATCCCCTACGGCGGTGGCATCGGCTCGATCGAGCACCACTCGGAGTCGCCGGAAACGTACTTCGCCCACACGGCCGGGCTGAAGGTCGTCACCTGCGCCACCCCGCACGACGCCTTCCACATGATCCAGCAGGCCGTGGCCGACGACGACCCCGTGGTGTTCCTCGAACCCAAGCGGCACTACTGGACCAAGGGAGAGGTCGGCCCGGCCCCGGAACTCCCGCTGGAGCGGGCCGTCGTCCGCCGCGAGGGAACGGACGTGACGCTGATCGCCTACGGCCCGACCGTGCCGGTCGCCCTGGAGGCGGCCGACGTCGCGGCGGACGAGGGCCGCAGCGTGGAGGTCGTGGATCTGCGCAGCCTGTCGCCGTGGGACATCACGACCGTCCGCGCGTCCGTCCACCGCACGGGACGAGCCGTCGTCGCCCATGAGGCCGCCTTCTCCCACGGGTTCGGCGCGGAGGTCGCCGCACGGCTGCAGGACGAGGAGTTCCACTTCCTCGAAGCACCCGTCGTCCGGGTCACGGGCTACGACACCCCCTACCCGCCCAGCCGGCTGGAGTCGGACTGGCTTCCCGGTGTCGACCGGATCCTCAACGCCATTGACCGCAGCCTGAGTTACTAG
- a CDS encoding thiamine pyrophosphate-dependent dehydrogenase E1 component subunit alpha has product MAHAVQLPPSETPSAEPPIQLLDPAGNLSTDERLPLDPAAVDLPALYRDMTLARRLDTEAIALQRQGELGLWPSLRGQEAAQVGAAYALGGRDMVFPTYREHGVAWCRGLDPVSLLGLFRGTTLGGWDPYAHHFNLYTLVIGAQTLHAVGYAMGLYRDGSTGSGDPDRDTAVLAFLGDGALSEGETNEAFVWAAAQNLPVVFFCQNNQWAISAPYSVQSRIPVARRASGFGFPGIRVDGNDVLACLAATRQALHQARTGGGPTLIEAVTYRVNAHTTADDASRYRTAEETEDWTARDPLERLRAHLESAGALTDEYVTDLEQRERDLAERLRAGCRGLADPDASSPFEHTYARMPADLRRQLREHLEFVSTGPQDGERT; this is encoded by the coding sequence ATGGCACACGCCGTACAACTCCCGCCGTCGGAGACCCCGTCGGCCGAGCCGCCGATACAACTGCTCGATCCAGCCGGGAACTTGAGCACGGACGAGCGGCTTCCGCTCGACCCGGCGGCCGTCGACCTCCCCGCCCTCTACCGCGACATGACACTCGCCCGCCGGCTGGACACGGAGGCCATCGCCCTGCAACGGCAGGGGGAGTTGGGCCTGTGGCCCTCGCTGCGCGGTCAGGAGGCGGCACAGGTCGGTGCCGCGTACGCGCTGGGCGGCCGGGACATGGTCTTCCCCACCTACCGCGAGCACGGTGTGGCGTGGTGCCGCGGCCTCGACCCGGTGTCGCTCCTCGGACTCTTCCGGGGCACCACGCTGGGCGGTTGGGACCCCTACGCACACCACTTCAACCTGTACACGCTGGTCATCGGCGCGCAGACCCTGCACGCGGTGGGCTATGCGATGGGCCTGTACCGGGACGGCAGCACCGGCTCCGGCGACCCCGACCGCGACACGGCCGTGCTGGCGTTCCTCGGCGACGGCGCGCTGAGCGAGGGCGAGACGAACGAGGCCTTCGTCTGGGCCGCCGCCCAGAACCTGCCGGTGGTCTTCTTCTGCCAGAACAACCAGTGGGCCATCTCCGCGCCGTACAGCGTGCAGAGCCGGATCCCCGTGGCCCGACGCGCCTCCGGGTTCGGCTTTCCGGGCATCCGCGTGGACGGCAACGACGTCCTGGCCTGTCTCGCCGCCACGCGCCAGGCGCTGCACCAGGCACGAACGGGTGGCGGCCCGACACTGATCGAGGCCGTCACCTATCGCGTCAACGCCCACACCACGGCCGACGACGCGAGCCGGTACCGGACCGCCGAGGAGACCGAGGACTGGACCGCCCGGGACCCGCTGGAGCGGCTGCGCGCGCATCTGGAATCCGCAGGCGCACTGACCGACGAGTACGTCACCGACCTCGAACAGCGCGAGCGGGACCTGGCCGAACGGCTGCGCGCCGGCTGCCGCGGGCTGGCCGACCCCGACGCGTCCTCCCCCTTCGAGCACACCTACGCGCGGATGCCCGCCGATCTGCGCCGACAACTGCGCGAACACCTGGAGTTCGTCTCCACCGGCCCGCAGGACGGAGAGCGGACATGA
- a CDS encoding SDR family NAD(P)-dependent oxidoreductase, translated as MAPHDAVAVIAGGGSGLGRATAHRLHRQGRTVVLLDLPGGQGEAAAAALGERAHFVAADVTDPGQVREAFAFAAGRGAVRTAVNCAGIATPGRILGRKGALPAEDFRRVVEINLLGTFHVLAAAAAVMADNTPDNGDRGVIVCTASIAAYDGQIGQAAYAASKGGVVSLTLAAARDLADSAIRVVTIAPGLFDTPLLSGLPEQARTQLGAAVPHPSRLGSPDEYAALVTHILDNPMLNGEVIRLDGALRMPPR; from the coding sequence GTGGCACCACACGATGCTGTTGCCGTCATAGCGGGCGGCGGCTCGGGGCTGGGGCGGGCGACCGCACACCGGCTGCACCGACAGGGCCGTACCGTCGTGCTGTTGGACCTTCCCGGCGGCCAAGGGGAGGCCGCTGCCGCCGCGTTGGGGGAGCGCGCCCACTTCGTCGCGGCGGATGTGACCGATCCGGGCCAGGTCCGGGAGGCCTTCGCCTTCGCGGCGGGCCGGGGGGCGGTGCGTACGGCGGTCAACTGCGCCGGAATCGCGACGCCCGGCCGCATCCTGGGCCGGAAGGGAGCGCTGCCCGCCGAGGACTTCCGGCGCGTGGTCGAGATCAATCTGCTCGGCACCTTCCACGTGCTCGCCGCCGCTGCCGCCGTCATGGCCGACAACACGCCGGACAACGGTGACCGGGGCGTCATCGTCTGCACCGCGTCGATCGCCGCCTACGACGGCCAGATCGGCCAGGCCGCGTACGCGGCGAGCAAGGGCGGGGTGGTCTCGCTGACCCTGGCAGCGGCCCGGGACCTCGCCGACTCGGCGATCCGCGTCGTCACGATCGCGCCGGGGCTGTTCGACACCCCGCTGCTGTCGGGCCTGCCCGAGCAGGCGCGGACCCAACTCGGCGCCGCCGTACCGCATCCGTCCCGTCTCGGTTCGCCGGACGAGTACGCCGCCCTGGTCACCCACATCCTCGACAACCCGATGCTCAACGGCGAGGTCATCCGCCTCGACGGCGCCCTGCGCATGCCCCCGCGCTGA
- a CDS encoding acyl-CoA dehydrogenase family protein, translating into MKVERELPSGEARELLELTADIADKELAPRAAQFEEEGRFPREVFALLGEAGLLTLPFGEDVGGGGQPYAVYLQVLEELAARWAAVAVGVSVHTLSCHAVSVFGSAHQRETLLPWQLSGAALGAYCLSEEHAGSDPSAIRAGAARDGAAWVARGTKAWVTHGGEADFYTAFLRTSADPRNGISCFHVDARSPGLSAGAPERKMGLRSSTTALMHFDDVRVPDDRLIGEPGQGLKIALSALDAGRLGIAAVAVGIAQAALDHAVDYARERRTFGRPIIEHQGVGFLLADMAARTEAARATYLVAARRKDAGQSFSRQASIAKLIATDTAMAVTTDAVQVLGGAGYVREHPVERYMREAKITQIFEGTNQIQRMVISRGLAGS; encoded by the coding sequence GTGAAGGTTGAGCGCGAACTACCCTCCGGCGAGGCCCGGGAGCTACTGGAGCTGACGGCCGACATCGCGGACAAGGAACTCGCCCCGCGTGCGGCGCAGTTCGAGGAGGAGGGCCGCTTCCCCCGCGAGGTGTTCGCTCTCCTGGGCGAGGCGGGACTGCTGACCCTGCCGTTCGGCGAGGACGTCGGGGGAGGCGGTCAGCCCTACGCCGTCTACCTGCAAGTGCTCGAAGAGCTGGCCGCCCGCTGGGCCGCCGTCGCGGTCGGTGTCAGCGTGCACACCCTGTCGTGCCACGCCGTCTCGGTCTTCGGCTCCGCGCACCAGCGGGAGACGCTGCTGCCGTGGCAGCTCAGCGGCGCCGCCCTCGGCGCCTACTGCCTGTCGGAGGAGCACGCGGGGTCCGACCCCAGCGCCATCCGGGCCGGCGCGGCGCGCGACGGCGCGGCGTGGGTGGCCCGGGGGACCAAGGCCTGGGTCACCCACGGTGGCGAAGCCGACTTCTACACCGCCTTTCTCCGTACGTCCGCGGACCCGCGCAACGGCATCTCCTGCTTCCATGTGGACGCACGGTCGCCCGGCCTGAGCGCGGGTGCTCCGGAACGCAAGATGGGGCTGCGCAGTTCGACCACCGCGCTGATGCACTTCGACGACGTGCGCGTCCCGGACGACCGGCTGATCGGCGAGCCCGGCCAGGGCCTGAAGATCGCGCTGTCCGCACTCGACGCCGGCCGCCTCGGCATCGCCGCGGTCGCGGTCGGGATCGCGCAGGCCGCGCTCGACCACGCGGTCGACTACGCACGCGAGCGCCGGACCTTCGGCCGTCCCATCATCGAGCACCAGGGCGTGGGGTTCCTGCTAGCCGACATGGCGGCACGCACCGAGGCGGCCCGCGCCACCTACCTGGTCGCCGCCCGGCGCAAGGACGCCGGCCAGTCGTTCAGCCGCCAGGCCAGCATCGCCAAGCTCATCGCGACGGACACGGCGATGGCCGTGACGACCGACGCCGTACAGGTCCTCGGCGGCGCCGGATACGTCCGTGAGCACCCCGTGGAGCGCTATATGCGCGAGGCGAAGATCACGCAGATCTTCGAGGGCACCAACCAGATCCAGCGCATGGTCATCAGCCGCGGTCTCGCCGGCTCCTGA
- a CDS encoding Lrp/AsnC family transcriptional regulator, with translation MTTDTELIDSVDRAILELLVEDGRRTMTEIAERVSLSPSAVKRRVDRLERVGVIAGYTVTLDHGKLGSSFEAFVELRFAGDVKVEAITMAATSVPEALEVFTVAGDPDALVRVRVTNVQHLRDVIDRLRRTGAVIGTKTLMVLGAWRRGD, from the coding sequence ATGACGACTGACACGGAACTCATCGACAGCGTCGACCGCGCGATTCTCGAGCTACTGGTCGAGGACGGCCGCCGGACGATGACGGAGATCGCGGAACGGGTCAGCCTCTCCCCGTCCGCGGTCAAACGCCGGGTCGACCGGCTGGAGCGGGTCGGAGTCATCGCCGGCTACACGGTCACCCTCGACCACGGAAAGCTGGGCTCCAGCTTCGAGGCCTTCGTCGAGCTGCGGTTCGCCGGTGACGTCAAGGTCGAGGCGATCACGATGGCCGCCACCAGCGTCCCGGAGGCCCTGGAGGTCTTCACCGTCGCGGGCGACCCCGACGCCCTGGTCCGCGTCCGGGTGACCAACGTGCAGCACTTGAGGGATGTCATCGACCGGCTCCGGCGCACGGGCGCGGTGATCGGCACGAAGACGCTCATGGTGCTCGGCGCGTGGCGCAGGGGTGACTGA
- a CDS encoding class II aldolase/adducin family protein, which produces MSITTGSNDIDFDNAEELDIPRLAESRETIEAERAHRKRQLAAAFRIFARYGFDEGIAGHITARDPEFPDRFWVNPYAVHFSRIRVSDLLLIDEEGRVVEGERRTNKAAFWIHSSIHQARPDVVAVAHAHTIHGRAFASLDKLLDPIVQESCAFHDDHVVFDEYKGLVLERTEGERIATRLGGRRAAILRHHGLLTVGRSVEEAAWWFITMDRACQMQLLADAAGRPRIMTEEEVTLAHRQFSNANMARHNFNLLADLVVEEEPDVLG; this is translated from the coding sequence ATGTCCATCACCACCGGCAGCAACGACATCGACTTCGACAACGCCGAGGAACTGGACATTCCTCGCCTGGCCGAGAGCCGCGAGACCATCGAGGCCGAACGCGCCCACCGCAAGCGGCAGTTGGCGGCGGCGTTCCGGATCTTCGCCCGCTACGGCTTCGACGAGGGCATCGCCGGACACATCACCGCGCGGGACCCCGAGTTCCCCGACAGGTTCTGGGTCAACCCGTACGCGGTGCACTTCTCCAGGATTCGCGTCAGCGACCTGCTTCTCATCGACGAGGAGGGCCGGGTCGTCGAGGGCGAACGCAGGACCAACAAGGCGGCCTTCTGGATCCACTCCTCCATCCACCAGGCCCGTCCGGACGTCGTGGCGGTGGCACACGCCCACACCATCCACGGCAGGGCCTTCGCGTCACTGGACAAGCTCCTGGACCCGATCGTGCAGGAGTCCTGCGCCTTCCACGACGACCATGTCGTGTTCGACGAGTACAAGGGCCTGGTGCTGGAGCGCACCGAAGGCGAGCGGATCGCCACCCGGCTCGGCGGCCGACGGGCGGCCATTCTCCGCCACCACGGCCTGCTGACGGTCGGACGGTCCGTCGAAGAGGCCGCGTGGTGGTTCATCACCATGGACCGCGCGTGCCAGATGCAGCTCCTCGCCGACGCGGCCGGCCGGCCGCGCATCATGACCGAGGAGGAAGTCACCCTGGCGCACCGGCAGTTCAGCAACGCGAACATGGCGCGGCACAACTTCAATCTCCTGGCCGACCTGGTGGTGGAGGAGGAACCCGACGTCCTGGGTTGA